A window of Sesamum indicum cultivar Zhongzhi No. 13 unplaced genomic scaffold, S_indicum_v1.0 scaffold00293, whole genome shotgun sequence genomic DNA:
catatagatgggccttgtaatttcttcgtgggcctcctcctccatggaccttcttctccCTAGGCttgcttaaaaataaaacctcacgaaaattttctatactactctcattatatttaaaaagaaaccccAATCAAAAATCAGGAGAAGTAcattaggagggagatagcaagtCTTATTATTGCAAGCCTAAAaacgagagggagagagaagataGCAATCCAACCAATAAACATACAAAAGGTCGTGGGCTTCGTGATCATCCACTAGTACATTTCAAAGTATACATTTTATGTAATACAATAAttcatgatatccaatattagaaaataaattatacaaagaaAGCACATATTCgtaatttgcaattaaaagataatagaaaatatgtgcatccaatgcatataataaatctaattagttatgcaattttaatatttttggaaaaattcaattttatcaaaaaatgaaaaagaacaacataattaataatgaagaaaatttcaagaaaatcaaatttttgaaaaacggCGAAAAACAACCCACCATCGGTTGTCTGCCCTGCAGTGCGTGCTGACGTCGATGCCTGCGCGCCCGCCCTGTCTACGGCGTTCGTAGTGTGCGTGTCGGCCCAGGCTGTGCGCAGGCTCCCTTGCCTGGGCGCGGGCCTGGCCTTGTGAGCACTGTGAGCCAACAACAACAGTTCATGCTgcgattttctttcttttttgtgtttaatttaaaatagcaaaataaagcataaaccctgaaaaattttaaatttttcacatGCTTTAAACATCcataaatgcaaaaaatgaacgagccattttcatcatataaCCAATAAACGAAAAGCGATAgaaacatgcttcaaaagccgTAAAAAGTACGTTAACACATAACCATCGGCCCCTACATCGAACAGgtctctgataccacttgaagggATCTGTGATACGGCCCGGGAAAGCTCTTGCGGGATTGACAAATAAAAcgcataataaaaaaattttaaatgcaaaatttaaacgaatccaaggggtgtacccttggagttttcGGGCGTTCGattaattattgttcaatGGACTTTTATGaggcttaatttaatttgactaaATCAAGCCCGGTCCATACTTGAAGTACAACCCCATTTGAGGGtagttggagcaagttaagaatgAGTTGAAACTCTTCACCATGATCaagataatggagtggttatttaaTCATGGTTGAACgttatatgcatatatgtatAGATTGTCTTGGTGGCAAACTTGgtggttattgaattttgaattcaattgtatgtaatatacaaaactacacacatatcatgcATACCAACACCTAAGTCATGAAAATTTGCTCACTtttctctttaaaaatttttccattttgttttatattgaattggattcaatttagaacataaGACATTTCAAAACcactaatcaatagtgttattttggagttgtttttcttcttgttctttgtgcTATCTaggaatagaaaaagaactatatctaatttttaGTGTGgtttggacaaattagaggggttctaatttggatcatAAACTGAATGGGAGAATGTAAATGAAATAACACACGTTGTTGTTCaactataaaaacaaaaggtaaagttccatgttttgtttctacgctttttgtttcatcctatAGCCACTTGCCTAGCATGTTCATTTGttcattattatgcttttgacaaacaccaaatGCCCGGGAATTTTAAAGGGAAAACcattttgattcatttttaataattttttcatttcacgCTTCTGCCGCGTTTACGGGTCCGCTAGCGTGCGTGCCGGCTGGGCAGTGCGCGGGCAGCAGCAGACGGCCGTTTGCTGTCCAAACCGCTAGGCCTTTTGGTGTCGTTTTTcccaaaaattgaattttcatgttttctgcaatttttctgaaattatttgttctaactaattttaattttggttaaattaaatttttctaaaattaaattgtgccttaaattaatttgaaaatgatttccaagcaaacaaaaaaaaaatataaattggatGTTGATtggtattcattttttaattgcgTCATTAGTACCttattttatgcatttaactatatttttggtgttagatattggatatctattGTCAAATACATGGATTGTATTCATTTGTataacatgtttatatttgatataaatgtgttaattgttgtttattggataaacaatggggatgatcacggagcccATTGGCCGAATGCGtggttaaatattatattggaTGAGGCCTGCAtgcctctttgttttaattcctttttttgctttttgtccttgaaataataaggcttgcttttttcctccttttgtACTCCCCCGACTTTTGATTGGGTttccaatttcaattataatgaGTTTAGTTAGGAATGTggggtttatttattttgaataaatataaacttccAAAGAGATGAAGGTCTAGGCCTATTGGACGGTGCTCGGCGGAACTCACgatggaagaagaacaaagaggaaggcccattagaatgataataggttactattttgtaatagtcaTGGTCATACGCTAGATTGACTatagactcactgcgggctcagtggGTCAAAATgtggcttgtgatcatccaagaTTGACTatagactcactgcgggctcagtggGTCAAAATgtggcttgtgatcatccaacagggccGTGCTGGGCTTGTTTCTGCATGTTgtgtgtattttaatatttggagtATGATGTGTTTAGAATGTATCTGTTTATactcaatgattaaaattgatgcGTGCAAGATcttataatgatgaggtctcTGTTATAGCAAAACgtaactctcacttggatggtccaagttaaatattagggcCATAATggattgaaattcaaatgatttgattaaatccaagacttccatccacaacaatatggtgtggatgctactttcacccatttgtggtctcacgagtcgtgacacatttggaatgaaaagaaagctacactATTGTTGTGAACTAATGGAATATACTCCtattttcctgtctcacgagttgtgGGGGGCGGCAGATGAGATATTCGTTTGCttgatgggtcgggcctaACGCTAAGTAGCGTGATTTGTTTGGAGTCCTTGAGATCACGTGAAGACGTGAGGCAAAAtaacttggggatctcattggatgagaatgatATAGGTTACCTCCTACAAAGCCTTTTCCcgtgtgaatcgtaaaagagGGACATGGAGGATTGCGTTTGTGGTTTTGACggcccgattaacccatgcAGTTCAACACTGTAAGATGACAGTTACATCAAgataatactaacatttatgaatatataaatttattgcgTACTGTGTATACatcaatgtcaaataaatttttttattttttttaatgtatttaaattatattgttccaCTACAATGATATGTTCCcacaacattaattatttagagtAATCTTTGTAACAGCTACACAAAACTATGTCGTATCCATAGTTTGTATTACCCTTTGTAACGATTTTTTACACGGCTACCATACGCtacattatttatatcaacATTTTTAACGGCTTTTTACATGgctatattattgtaattccTTTTGTAgtgatcttttaatttttgtatctcTCTTAGTAACGATTTTTATAACGGCCTTAGCCGTTCCACTCCTCTTTCTTCTTATcgatttttttctctctctctttgtctACAATTCCCCAGCCCCCCTGGCCCACCTCCGCCCTCCGCCTGCCACCTCCAACCATCAGGTAAATTACAAGGGCCTCCCctgatatttgacataattacaaacaccatctcattatttgacaaattacaGATACCCCACAAGGGCCTCCCctgatatttgacataattacaaacaccatctcattatttgacaaattacaGATACCCCTTGATGTTTGTGAATTGACATAATTTCTGgatggatgtatgaaattattaattctgcccttattgtatttttttaaaaaaataaaaataaaaattcttaaaaagaatcagacaaagtggatgaaaaattttgaaatattataaaaaaaaatcatccacttaatccataaaataatttttttttaaaaaaaaataaaattacaattcttaATCCACATGGACGTTTTGGTTggttcactataaaaatagacaatatttaatgaattggactaattgttagacgcttcttaaaattatgggctctttatattttttcaaataatgagaagatattcataattatgtcaaactttaaAAGATTATTGTAACTTACTCTTAATATTGTAtcaaatagtaatttttttccttagtGACAAAACAGGGAAGAatcattatcattaatttgaccaaaaatcTCCTATGTTTTTCctaaaatgaatattcatagATTTCGGTTGTCCGAATAATGATTCGTCAAAATCTAGTTAAGAAAtggaaatcaaaatgaatcATTATCCTTTTGGAACATTACACACATTCTGGCTTGGCATTTTTGTACAGCTTTATTTGCAAGTATTGTGCGATCCACGACGTGGTGGGATAACAAAAATCCTTTTTGACTCGCCATAATTTTTGTTCGACACCTGTTCGGGTTTTTTGTTGTAAGGGAGGTACTCCATGTTTATtgttgctctatttgtaagggagtagtaatACTTGTTTATGACTTTACTAGAAACTCTAGGGAGGTAGCTCTCCCCgctgtaattattttgtgaattttaatatagaaggactGGGGACTCCGAAAAGCTCCCCCCACCTCTAGGtagtttttgttaaaaaaaaaaatggaaatcaAAAGAGTACAAtctcctaatttttttaatttatttgaatatttgtttaatttactttaatgtttgttgttatttttgttgataaatgtgttaaattttacaaaaaaatttaaaaaaattacatttcattacatttaaaaaagtttatgtaaatttattaaatttcagaaattttggaAGCTTTTCTGAAACTTTTTCcgaatttctgaaaatttaaataattttttccaagtttttaaaataactaaaattatttttaaattctataaaataagattttttttaaatttctgcaatttttaaaaattttggaaattttttaaaattactgaaattttttaaattctataatttaaaaataaaatccagattttttaaaatttctgaaatatttttgaatttctataattttattaaaatttcagaaatctTTGAagcttttctaaaatttttccgaatttctgaaaatttaaataactttttccaatgttttaaaataactgatttttttttaaattctataattttataaaaaaaaaagaattttttttatattttagaatcttttttgaatttctgaaattttttaaaattactgaatttttttttaaaatgtgtaattttaaaagaaatccaatttttttaagatttcagaaatatttttgaatttttggaattttaaaaatatatatggaactttttaaaattacagaatttctttttaaaatttgtaattttaaaaagattgtaTATATGTTCTATGTTTGattgtatatatgttgtatgttttatgaataaattggttataagacaaaattttaattataggaaaaaataaccttaaaaaaaaaccttaaaaGAAACTGCTTGATAAAAGCAGAGAAATGGAGAAGGTTGTACTCGTGGCATGGATATTAGTACTTAGCGTATGGACTACACCAGTTCTCTCCAAATACTACTCCGAAAGCCGGCCGTATGAGGCAGTTCAGGAAAAGAGAACTCATCTTCGCTTCTACGTTCAAGACATTCTAAGTGGAAACAAACCAAGTGCAGTGCAGATAGCTGGTCCGAACACCACCAAAAAAGAGGACGGACCGACACCTTTTGGCTCCACATTCGCCATTGATGATCTACTCACAGAAGGTGCTTGTTTAAATCCATATAGAgacttaacaagtttacaaactttatGCTCGTTACCATGAGCTACAAAACCCTCAGGCTGATCCATGTAAATTTGTTCCTCGAGTTCACCATACAAGAAGGttgttttcacatccatctgaTGAATCGGAGATTATACACCGAAGCAAGTGCTATGAGCATCCGGATTTGTAGTCAATCAAGCTACCGGAGAATAGGTATCGAAATAGTCTATTCCCTCCTTTTTTTCTAAACCCTTTAGCCACCAATCTGActttaaacttatctatgGTCCCATCAGGCTTCAGTTTCCTTTTAAAGATCCACTTACCCAATAGTAGTACACCTCGGAGGGAGATCGACTAGCACCCACGTTCCATTGGAAACAATGGAGTCCATCTCACTTTTGGCAGCTTCTTTCCACTGCTTGGATTCTTCAAAAGCCATAGCATCTTTGAAAGTGATCGAATCATCCTCGATGTCGTAAGTGACAAAGTCAGTTTCAAAATTCTTGNNNNNNNNNNNNNNNNNNNNNNNNNNNNNNGAGGGCTAACCCCTACATTTGACATCTTTTCCACATGTTCAGGAATAGATGTGGAGGCAAGTGAATCATCAGGCGAAATATTTTTAGGTACTGCATCACGAAATTCAACTATTGTGTTGACCTCAATGCTTGGAATTTCTGATTTAATAACCAGAAATATTAGGATATAACTTGTCTCCACATAGCCCAAGAACACAGCATCAACCATCTTAGGACCCAATTTCTTTCGTTTGTGTTATGGGACTAGCACTTTTTCTAGGCACCCCCACACTCGAAAGTATTTGAGGTTTGTTTCCTACCTTTCCACAATTCGAAAGAAGTACTCGTATTGTGTTTCAAAGGGACTCTATTCAGAATATGGCAAGCCATATTCAAAGCCTCTCCCCACAATATTCGTTGAACTTACTCGACTCATACTCTCCTCCTCTATCGAACCttagtcttttaagtttcttacCAGTTTGGGtttctactttatttttaaataaaataaatttatctaagacttcatccttattttttatgagaaacaCATTATAGTATCTACTGCAATCATCTATAAAGgtgataaaatatcatttgtgGTCCCTAGTCAAAACTCCATTGAACTCACAAATATCAGTATGaactaaatcaagtatttTCAAATTCCTTTCAATCGACTGATAGGGTTTCCTAACTCATTTAGTTTCTACACAAACTTGGCATTTATTATTtcgttcaatattttgactaggaattaaattcaaattcatcattcgtTTGATcgaatttagatttaaatgaCCTAACCTACTATGCCACAATGTAGAAGATTCCACattcaatataatagaatcagaaatatcaattttattattatcaactcGAACTTTAAGCAAGCCATCGTCTAAATAGCCTTTATcgacaaaaataccaaattgctgaattacaactttattaaatttgaaaaccaATTCATATCTCTCCCTAACTTAAATTTGAAAACCAATTCATATCTCTccctaactattacagaacTACTAATGATATTTCTTCTGACAGTGTGTACGTGATGACTTCTTTTTAGCGATAGAATGCGCCCTGAAGGAACTTTCAAGTCCACGCTTCCCATCCCAAATACTTCAGATGTACTGGAGTTCCCCATGCTTACTGTCCTTCCACTGATGGCCTGATAAGACACAAAGAGAGATTTATCAGCACAAACGTGCACATTCGCTCTAGTGTCAATCAACCAATCATATGGTTCGTAAATAGTCAGGAGTTCGGGTTGTACAAATACATACCCGCGAGTTGCTCTTGAGGTGCTAGCACCGCTCCTCCCACAATCATATTGACAGCTGTCTGCCCAGTTTTGGCTTTTTTATTAGGACAAAGCTTGGCCCAGTGTCCAACCACAGGTTCCAGCatggtttgtttgcttttggtttcttatttttggaggccTTGCTTTTATTGATGGCTTTTGAGTTTGTGTTAATCTTCAAAAGCATGGTTGACAAGATGGGTCTAGAGAATGCTCGGTTGGAACCGGTGAAGACTCCACTGGTCAGTTTTGGGGGGAGCGAAGTAGCCTCTTTGGGAACGATCGAGCTGCCCGTGTCCATGGGAGATGAGCCTAAGAGAAAAACCTTGATGGTTAAATTTCTGGTAGTAGATACTCCGTTCGCTTACAACGTTATCCTGGGTAGACCGAGGCTGAATTCATTCCGAGCAGTCATTTCCACTTATCACATAAAGATGAAGTTCCCCATAGAGTATGGGAGTGGAGAGGTGTCATGCGACCGAAAGGAGGCTAAAAGATGCTACAAGTTATCACTGAAAAGGGAGTCCGAACAGAAGAATAGGAAGATCAAGGAAGATGCTGAACCTCGACCCTATGAGGCAGGACACTTGAAGCCCAGCGGTGAATATAAGGTTGTGCAGCTCGTGCCTAAAGAACCCGACAAAACTACCAGAATTGGGGCGAACATGGATAGAGAGATGGCCATGatagattttttgtgaaagaaCATGGACATGTTCGCGTGGAATCCTTCGAATTTTACAGGGATCGACCCAGAGGTCATTGTGCATCGTTTGAACGTCGACCCTGGGTCCCGACTTGTACAGCAGAAGAAGAGGTCGTTTGGGAAcgataagaaaaaaatcatcagACAGGAGGTCGACAAATTGCTTAAAGCCGGGTATCTGTCTGAAATTCAGTATACGAATTGGCTTTCTAACGTGGTGCTTGTCCCCAAATCCTCGGGGAAATGACGCATGTGTGTTGATTTCACAGATTTGAATAAAGCCTTTCCAAAGGACCCATACCCCCTGCCGAGGATCGATATGATGGTAGACTCAATAGCCGGGTTCGAAATGTTTTCGATGATGGACGCCTATCAGGGGTATCATCAAATCCACATGGCCGAGGATGACAGAGATAAAACCTCATTCATCACCGACAAGGGGTATTGCTACAACATGATGTCATTCGGTTTGAAGAATGCGGGCGCAACATATCAACGACTGGTTAACAAGATGTTTGGTGACCTGCTGGGAAAAATAATGGAAGTATACGTTGATGATATGCTGGTCAAAAGCAGGAGATGGCAGGATCACCTTGAGGACCTCGCACAAGCGTTCAGTATACGGAATGAAACTGAATCCAGACAAGTGCACCTTTGGAGTAGGAGGCGGAAAATTTCTAGGGTACATGGTTAGCGAACGAGGAATTGAGGCGAACCCGAAAAAGATCCAAGCCATAATGAACTTGTGATCACCAACTACGATCAAAGAGGTGCATAAGCTAACTGGAAAGATCGCATCATTGAGCAGGTTTATTTCTCAATCGGAAGATAGAAGCCTACCTTTCTTCAAGGTTTTCAGAAAATCGAAAAACTTCACATGGACTGAGGAATGTGAGAAAGCGCTACAAGAATTAAAGGAGTATCTGACAAAACCCCACCTACTAGCAAATCCAAAGGAAGGAGAAACCCTGTTCTTGTACTTAGGCATATCGGAGAATGCAGTCAGTTCGGTTTTGGTGCGGGAAGAAGCCGGTAATCAGAatctaatatattatgttagcAAGATGCTCCAAGGCGCTGAATCGAAGTATTTAGAGATAGAAAAGTTAGCGCTCGCCTTAGTAGTAACCGCTCGAAAGTTGCGACCTTACTTTCAATCGCACAAAAGTGGTGGTATTGACAAATCACCCCCTAAAACACGTGATGTCGCGACTCGAGGCCTCAGGCCGATTGATCAAATGGGCTGTCGAATTGGGACAGTATGGCGTTGACTATCAACCCAGGACTGCACAGAAAGCACAAGTGCTGGCGGACTTTGTGACGGAGCTATCTAGCGACCTGAAATCACCTCTAGCTGTTGAAGAGCAGGGCTCGACATGGATGTTGCATGTGGATGGTTCCTCAAATACCAACAATGGAGGAGCGGGCATATTGATTCAAGGGCCCAAGGGAGTAGAGATCGAGGTGGCAGCTCGCTTGTCTTTTCCTGTAACCAATAATGAGGCAAAATATGAAGCACTCATCTTGGAATTAGAACTTGCATATGAAGCTGGGGCCAGAGACCTGGAGGTTTTCACAGattctcaattaattgcaTTGCAAATTGAATGAACATACGAAACTAGGGAAAGGACGATGACATCTTACAAGGAGATcgtacaaaaattaatgagcAAATTTGACAAATGTTCTATTTTATAGGTGCCTAGAACAGAAAACGACAAAGCAGATGCCTTATCCAAATTTGGGGCCACAATGGATGGGATTAGAGATCGTAGAATAACAGCATTAGTGCGTGAGCGATCAGCCCTAGCGAGCAGAATGGAGGTGCAAGTAGTCTCCGAAGCCGGGTCGTGGAAGGATGAAATCATTAAATACTTGGAGAACAACATCTTGCCTACCGATCCCGTCGCGGTGAAAAGAGTGAAATTCCGAGCTACACGATTCACTATGTTGTTGGGGCAACTATACAAGCGAACATTGGATGGGCCTCTCCTGAAATGCTTAGACGAGGAGAGAGCCTTGTACGTGATGCGCGAAATCCACGAAGGGAGCTGTGGGAACCATTCAGGTGCGAGATCGCTGGATCAGAAGGTCATACGACAGGGGTATTTTTGGCCCACATTGGTCAAAGATTCCAAGGAGCTGGTGAAGAAGTGCGAAAGCTGCCAGAAATATGCATCCCTGATACAGCAACCAACAACCTCAATGGAGCCGATCAAAATAGATTGTCCGTTCGACCAGTGGGGAATAGACATCGTGGGACCTTTCCCCCCTGCACAATctcaaaagaaattcatcattgtAGCGGTTGAATACTTCTCCAAGTGGGTCGAAGCGGAGGCCGTGGCCAAGATATCCGAGAGAGAAGTCATTAACTTCATTTGGAAGAACATCATCTGCAGGTTCGGAATACCCAGAATTCTAATTTCTGATAATGGCACCTAATTTCAGGGAAGAAAGATTACAGAATAGTACAAGGAGCTCAAGATCGAACAGCACTTCACGTCGGTCGCGAATCCGCAGGCCAATGGGCAGACGGAGGTGACTAACTGAACGATCCTACAACAGTTGAAAACACGActggaaaataaaagatcGTGGGTAGACGAACTGCCAGGAGTTCTATGGGCTTACCGCACAACTCCGCGAACTGCTACGGGCGAGACCCCATTTTTCCTGGTATATGGAACGGATGCTATAACTCCTGCGGAGGTAGGAGAGGAGTCCCAACGGATCGCATCTTACAACCCTAGTTCTAACCAAGGTGAGCAGAATTTCGACCTTACAGTGATCGAAGAGAAGAGAGATGCGGCATACGCCCGAATCTTGCACCACAAGGGGttaatgatgaaaaatcatgatcgAAGGGTTCGACCAAGGCAGCTACAAGTGGGAGATCTCGTGTTAAAGAAAGTGGAGGCCTCCAAACACGTTGGAAAATTGGAACCGCCATGGGAGGGGCCATACAAAGTGACCGAGATTAGGAAAAAAGGTACGTACAAGTTGCAAGATATGCAAAGACGAAACTTACCGCGACCATGGAATATCCAGAACTTGAAAAAGTTCTATGCGTGAAGGGAGATTGCATTTatggagcctgtgaaaggccgtcAACTAGCTGGAGAGCACTTATTATGGAGCTTGTGAAAGCCATCAACTGCGGAGAGATAACATTTAAGGAGCCTATGAAAGACCATTAACTGTGGAGAGATCGCATttaaggagcctgtgaaaggccatcatcGCATTTCtggtgcctgtgaaaggccaatCAACCGTCCGAAGACACCTAAAGGAGCcggtgaaaggccatcaactgcgGAGAGGTCGCATTTCtggtgcctgtgaaaggccaatCGACCGTCCGAGGACACCtaaaggagcctgtgaaaggccataggtgcctgtgaaaggccaccAAATACGAAGATCGCATTAATGGAGTCAGTTTGAAAGTTCACATCCAAGGTTAGGAAGGTcgcattttttatattagaaacAGTCATTAATACA
This region includes:
- the LOC105180039 gene encoding uncharacterized protein LOC105180039, whose translation is MSRLEASGRLIKWAVELGQYGVDYQPRTAQKAQVLADFVTELSSDLKSPLAVEEQGSTWMLHVDGSSNTNNGGAGILIQGPKGVEIEVAARLSFPVTNNEAKYEALILELELAYEAGARDLEVPRTENDKADALSKFGATMDGIRDRRITALVRERSALASRMEVQVVSEAGSWKDEIIKYLENNILPTDPVAVKRVKFRATRFTMLLGQLYKRTLDGPLLKCLDEERALYVMREIHEGSCGNHSGARSLDQKVIRQGYFWPTLVKDSKELVKKCESCQKYASLIQQPTTSMEPIKIDCPFDQWGIDIVGPFPPAQSQKKFIIVAVEYFSKWVEAEAVAKISEREVINFIWKNIICRFGIPRILISDNGT